From Cupriavidus oxalaticus:
CGGTCTTGTACTGGCGCACCGCATCGACCGACAGCACGTGGTCGAACAGGCCATGCATGCCGGCACTCTTGACCGAGATGTCGAGCATCTCGGCATTGCCGTTGGACAGGATGCCCAGCGGCAGCCCCGCCTTGCGCAGGCGCTTGAGCGCACCCAGGTTTTCCGGGAAGGCCGACAGGCAGGCGTATTCCTTGAGCAGCTGGGCTTCCGTCGCTTCATCCAGCGCCAGACCCAGGCGCTCGGCGGCATAGCGCAGCGCGTCCACGGTGATGGCCCAGAACGGCTTGTAGTGCGCGCCGTCGTGCCCGGCCATGGTGCGGATGCGGGTGTAGTCGATCTGGCGGTCGCGCCACAGCAGCGCCAGCGCCTCGCCGCGGCCCGGGAACAGCTGTTCCGCGCGCGCGGTGACGGAATACACGTCGAACAGCGTGCCGTAGGCATCGAAGACGACTGCGCGGATCTTGTTCATGTGGGCGCTGGCAACCTGACTCTGCAAAGTGTGTCGGTGCCGGACCACAACTGCGTGGCCCTGTACACCGATGAATGCATCGCATTGTAGGGAGACGCTGCACTGCGGCAAAGGTGCCCCGGGTCACTTGATCTTTTACTTTTCGGCCACTAATCTTGGCTGACTAAAACGATACTCCGCACTAAATCCTTGCGCATTGGCCGCCGGCAGCACCCTGCAACGCATTGGGCGTGACCGGGCCGGCACAAAGCGCGCGAGTGCGTATTACTCGGGCACTACTCGGCGAACATTTGTGGACCATTTCAAACAGCTGGAGACTTTTGTATCCGTCGCCTCGCGCGGCAGCCTGTCGGCGGCAGCAGCGGCGGAAGGCGTGGCGCCGGCCATCATCGGGCGCCGCATCGATGCGCTGGAAGAGCGGCTG
This genomic window contains:
- a CDS encoding haloacid dehalogenase type II — encoded protein: MNKIRAVVFDAYGTLFDVYSVTARAEQLFPGRGEALALLWRDRQIDYTRIRTMAGHDGAHYKPFWAITVDALRYAAERLGLALDEATEAQLLKEYACLSAFPENLGALKRLRKAGLPLGILSNGNAEMLDISVKSAGMHGLFDHVLSVDAVRQYKTAPAAYALGPLAFGLDAQEMLFVSSNGWDACGATWFGYTTFWINRAGHPAERLDVAPSGTGHDMNDLLEFVRAHGVAA